The Sulfurihydrogenibium sp. YO3AOP1 genome has a window encoding:
- a CDS encoding IS256 family transposase, whose protein sequence is MDKKEYFEKILDRSTEELVKELFPNGITTQEEKIGIRKLLESVVELIMNQERNFFLENDEDNKANGYYERSLNTGSFKLNINVPRDRKGKFRPQILPDPYKRVNEDYIDLLMSLVSNGYSESKIDSTLKSLGLNYSKQHMDAIKKQLIERLNDFKTRELPSDAFVLYIDAYHCDIKEKNKIRKASVYVVLGIDLQGNKDIFGFYTFFSSENKADWIKVFNDLIDRGLKRVMLIVSDDFPGITKAIETLFPYTDHQLCLVHLQRNVRNQMDKEDSQVFNKELKNIKENSLDYEDGLEKLDDLCGRFKSKYPSFIKHIQSNKERYLCFLKYPENLRKHIYTTNPVESVNSMIEKVRINLGGYFQSVDILEINLLIQRDNLKNGKWKKPIPAFKGVSYEILQLFNKKFSIQTQNY, encoded by the coding sequence ATGGATAAGAAAGAATACTTTGAAAAAATATTAGACAGATCTACCGAAGAATTAGTAAAAGAACTTTTCCCAAACGGTATAACAACTCAAGAAGAAAAGATAGGTATAAGAAAGCTTTTAGAATCTGTTGTGGAACTGATTATGAATCAGGAAAGAAATTTCTTCCTTGAAAATGATGAAGACAACAAAGCAAACGGATATTATGAAAGAAGCCTAAATACTGGTTCTTTCAAGCTTAACATAAATGTCCCAAGAGATAGAAAGGGTAAATTTAGACCACAAATATTACCTGACCCTTATAAAAGAGTTAATGAAGATTATATAGACCTTCTTATGAGTTTGGTATCCAATGGATACTCAGAAAGCAAGATAGATTCTACATTAAAAAGCTTGGGCTTAAACTACTCAAAACAACATATGGATGCAATCAAAAAACAGCTTATAGAAAGACTTAATGATTTTAAAACAAGAGAGCTTCCATCGGATGCATTTGTACTGTATATAGACGCATATCACTGTGATATAAAAGAGAAAAACAAAATCAGAAAGGCTTCTGTCTATGTAGTTCTTGGAATAGATTTACAAGGAAATAAAGATATATTTGGATTTTACACATTTTTCAGTAGTGAAAACAAAGCAGACTGGATAAAAGTATTCAATGATTTAATAGATAGAGGACTAAAAAGGGTAATGCTTATAGTAAGTGATGATTTTCCTGGGATAACAAAAGCCATAGAAACACTATTTCCTTATACAGACCATCAGCTATGTTTAGTCCATTTACAAAGAAACGTTAGAAATCAGATGGATAAAGAAGATTCACAAGTATTTAACAAAGAACTGAAAAACATAAAAGAAAACAGCTTAGATTATGAAGATGGATTAGAAAAATTAGATGATTTATGCGGTAGATTTAAGTCTAAATATCCAAGCTTTATAAAACATATTCAATCTAACAAAGAGAGATACTTATGTTTTTTAAAATATCCAGAAAATCTAAGAAAGCACATATACACAACAAATCCAGTTGAAAGTGTTAATAGCATGATAGAAAAGGTAAGAATAAATTTAGGTGGATATTTTCAATCTGTGGACATTCTTGAGATAAATCTGCTTATACAAAGAGACAATTTAAAGAATGGAAAATGGAAAAAGCCTATACCTGCTTTTAAAGGAGTCTCTTATGAAATTTTACAATTGTTTAATAAAAAGTTTTCAATCCAGACACAAAATTATTGA
- a CDS encoding TatD family hydrolase — MIDTHCHLDMLSSKEDVLESVGRLDYLLTIGCDKREIYEAIEFTKKFDNVYASIGYHPYDIGDISEKDIENLAKLYKNNSKVIAIGECGLDFYRDKTPKNLQEKFFRLQIELTKELKLPIIIHSREADADTERILSEYAPFESGGIMHCFGGSLRLMEATLDMGFYISFAGNITYPKADNLREIAKKVPLDRLLLETDSPFLAPQKVRGKPNKPSNIFYTLEFVSNLLGISSRELEKITDENAKRLLKFNNKSVQ, encoded by the coding sequence ATGATAGACACCCATTGTCACTTAGATATGCTTTCCTCAAAAGAGGATGTATTAGAGAGCGTGGGCAGGTTGGACTACCTGCTCACCATTGGCTGTGATAAACGGGAGATTTATGAAGCTATAGAATTTACAAAAAAATTTGACAATGTTTATGCATCGATAGGATACCATCCTTACGACATAGGTGATATATCCGAAAAAGATATAGAAAATTTAGCAAAACTATATAAAAACAACAGTAAAGTTATAGCCATTGGAGAATGTGGATTAGATTTTTATAGAGACAAAACTCCAAAAAATTTACAAGAAAAATTTTTTAGATTACAAATAGAACTTACAAAAGAGTTAAAACTTCCAATAATCATTCATAGCAGAGAAGCGGATGCTGACACTGAAAGAATACTATCTGAATATGCACCATTTGAAAGTGGCGGAATAATGCATTGCTTTGGCGGTAGCTTAAGACTAATGGAAGCAACTTTAGATATGGGCTTTTACATCTCTTTTGCAGGAAATATAACGTATCCAAAAGCTGATAATTTGAGAGAAATAGCTAAAAAAGTTCCTTTAGATAGATTGTTATTAGAAACAGATAGTCCTTTTTTAGCTCCGCAAAAAGTAAGAGGCAAGCCAAATAAACCATCAAATATATTTTACACTTTAGAGTTTGTATCAAATCTTCTTGGAATCTCATCACGTGAGTTAGAAAAAATTACCGATGAAAACGCAAAAAGATTGTTAAAATTTAATAATAAATCAGTTCAATAA
- the ftsH gene encoding ATP-dependent zinc metalloprotease FtsH gives MQLTRSLLIWFLIGAMMILAFNMFGSKQLVDNKVPFTEFINMVNEKNIKEATIRGEELIAVTEDGKKVETIVPSGYSRLYDILSENGVQIKVLPSESSNWFLTLLVSWLPILLFIGLWIFMMRQMSGGPNRAFSFAKSKGKLYLEEKPNVKLDDVAGMDEVKEEVKELIEYLKDPSRYQKLGGRAPKGILLYGDPGVGKTLLAKAIAGEANVPFISISGSDFVEMFVGVGAARVRDLFETAKKHAPCLIFIDEIDAVGRARSGVGFGGGHDEREQTLNQLLVELDGFDTNEGIIVIAATNRPDILDPALLRPGRFDRQISVPKPDVKGRYEILKVHVNKKNIPLDEDVDLMTIAKGTPGFSGADLANLINEAALLAARRNKEKVGMQELEDALDRIMMGLERKGMAITEKEKEKIAYHEVGHAVVGVMLEEADPLHKVSIIPRGAALGVTVNLPEEDKHLYSKKDLMARILQLFGGRAAEEVFYGKDGITTGAENDLMRATELAYRIVAAWGMSDEIGPIHVSTNRSGGFFFGNQGPEISEETARKIDEEVNKILRESYQKAKNIIESYKDAVVAVVQLLLDKETITCEEMFAILKEYGVPVLNRCRKFESVVTITDSSSSETPPAELPAPA, from the coding sequence TTGCAACTAACAAGAAGTTTATTGATATGGTTTTTAATCGGTGCTATGATGATTTTGGCTTTCAATATGTTTGGTTCAAAACAGCTTGTTGATAACAAGGTTCCTTTTACTGAATTCATCAATATGGTAAATGAGAAAAATATTAAAGAAGCCACAATAAGAGGAGAAGAGCTTATAGCTGTTACAGAAGATGGGAAAAAGGTTGAAACTATAGTTCCATCCGGCTATTCAAGACTTTATGATATTTTATCTGAAAATGGTGTGCAGATAAAAGTATTACCAAGTGAAAGCAGCAATTGGTTTTTAACTTTATTAGTTTCTTGGTTGCCAATACTGCTTTTTATTGGTCTTTGGATTTTTATGATGAGACAGATGTCTGGTGGTCCAAATAGGGCATTTTCATTTGCAAAAAGTAAAGGAAAGCTATATTTAGAAGAAAAGCCTAATGTAAAACTAGATGATGTTGCTGGAATGGATGAAGTAAAAGAGGAAGTAAAAGAGTTAATAGAATATCTTAAAGACCCATCAAGATATCAAAAACTTGGTGGTAGAGCACCAAAAGGAATATTACTCTATGGAGACCCAGGCGTTGGTAAAACATTATTGGCTAAAGCTATAGCCGGGGAAGCTAACGTTCCTTTCATTTCTATATCAGGGTCAGATTTTGTTGAGATGTTTGTTGGTGTTGGTGCTGCAAGAGTTAGAGATTTATTTGAAACTGCAAAAAAACATGCTCCATGTTTAATATTTATAGATGAGATCGATGCAGTAGGTAGAGCAAGATCAGGTGTCGGTTTTGGTGGTGGTCATGATGAAAGAGAGCAAACATTAAACCAGTTACTTGTTGAATTAGATGGATTTGATACAAATGAAGGAATAATAGTAATTGCGGCGACAAACAGACCAGATATTCTTGACCCAGCATTACTTAGACCAGGAAGATTTGACAGACAGATTTCTGTTCCAAAGCCGGACGTAAAAGGAAGATATGAGATACTAAAAGTTCACGTAAATAAAAAGAACATACCACTTGACGAAGATGTGGATTTAATGACAATAGCAAAAGGAACACCCGGATTTTCGGGTGCAGACCTTGCAAACCTTATAAATGAAGCAGCACTTCTTGCAGCAAGAAGAAATAAAGAAAAAGTGGGCATGCAGGAATTAGAAGATGCATTAGATAGAATTATGATGGGATTAGAAAGAAAGGGAATGGCAATAACAGAAAAAGAAAAAGAAAAAATAGCATACCATGAAGTTGGTCATGCAGTAGTTGGAGTAATGTTGGAGGAAGCTGACCCATTGCATAAAGTTTCTATAATTCCAAGAGGTGCTGCTCTCGGTGTAACTGTCAATCTTCCGGAAGAAGACAAGCATCTCTACTCTAAAAAAGATCTGATGGCAAGAATCTTACAGCTTTTTGGAGGAAGAGCAGCAGAAGAGGTATTTTATGGAAAAGATGGAATTACAACAGGTGCTGAAAATGACCTAATGAGAGCAACAGAATTGGCTTATAGGATTGTTGCAGCTTGGGGAATGAGTGATGAAATAGGACCAATACACGTTTCTACAAACAGAAGTGGTGGATTTTTCTTTGGAAACCAAGGACCGGAAATTAGTGAAGAAACTGCAAGAAAAATAGATGAAGAGGTAAACAAAATATTAAGAGAATCTTATCAAAAAGCTAAAAACATAATAGAAAGCTATAAGGATGCCGTTGTGGCGGTGGTTCAGCTTTTACTTGATAAGGAAACGATAACTTGTGAAGAAATGTTTGCGATTTTAAAAGAGTACGGTGTTCCAGTATTAAATAGATGCAGAAAGTTTGAAAGCGTAGTTACAATAACAGATTCTTCAAGTTCGGAAACTCCACCTGCAGAACTTCCAGCGCCAGCATAA
- a CDS encoding IS200/IS605 family accessory protein TnpB-related protein yields the protein MITLQCLLEFQNMQDKEIVLDLMCRFSSAMRYAYQRLLEGEKRKDLKKQLSRLFNINTRYSDDAIFLAQSIITSCKEREQNPKKLIFGSRKSFEQLKKNHLTGKRRKELKTKWKESRQGNLYSTGDKSKQGNLNLRFQWINNELYLRINTGDRQYIYAKVVRDVKREKDKWIEFMFMLENAYKYGEWFPYPVRLKVKNGNVYAFISIDEKLPPITIKRDNGIIGIDVNAYPFHLALAFASKDGNLEKYQSISLNELLEVNSEKRQYLEWQIAHKIIEIAKEENKAITIENLKKLPKGKRGDGFAKLRGRLQKWSYKRLLDKIEILAKRNGIEIRKVNPAYTSVIGKLKYAPQYNIDKDIAGAYVIARRGLGYKEKLPKNYKELLNDADFLSYTIAKIEDDIKRLKEDLKEEKNEYKRNGLKSKLAKLRKSLKTLQKYLESGKSESSSRQPVNRRKEQVRGLPTSRHKSWQVLSIALAFCCLEKSYRDFSPLKRVIVSKDWTVVANRLAPVLGTGTMTLPKYRLLGTEVSEKAEYKYPNPSCARFA from the coding sequence ATGATAACTCTGCAATGCTTACTTGAATTCCAAAATATGCAAGATAAAGAGATTGTATTAGATTTAATGTGTAGATTTTCATCTGCCATGAGATATGCATACCAAAGATTATTAGAAGGCGAAAAAAGAAAAGATTTAAAAAAGCAATTATCAAGACTATTTAACATAAACACAAGATACTCAGATGATGCTATATTTTTAGCACAGTCAATAATTACGTCATGCAAAGAAAGAGAACAAAATCCAAAAAAGCTTATATTTGGTTCAAGGAAATCATTTGAACAACTAAAGAAAAACCATTTAACAGGAAAAAGAAGAAAGGAATTAAAAACAAAATGGAAAGAAAGCAGGCAAGGAAATTTATACTCAACAGGAGATAAGTCTAAACAAGGAAATCTGAATTTAAGATTTCAGTGGATTAATAATGAGTTATACTTGAGAATAAACACAGGAGATAGGCAATATATTTACGCAAAAGTAGTTAGAGACGTTAAAAGAGAAAAAGATAAATGGATAGAGTTTATGTTTATGCTTGAAAATGCATATAAATACGGAGAGTGGTTTCCATACCCAGTCAGACTAAAAGTAAAAAACGGTAATGTATACGCCTTTATATCCATCGATGAAAAACTACCACCTATCACGATTAAAAGAGATAATGGAATAATAGGCATAGATGTAAACGCATATCCATTTCATTTAGCATTAGCTTTTGCAAGTAAAGATGGAAATTTAGAGAAATATCAAAGTATTAGTTTAAACGAATTATTAGAAGTAAACTCAGAAAAAAGACAGTATTTAGAATGGCAAATAGCACATAAGATAATAGAGATAGCAAAGGAAGAGAATAAAGCTATTACTATTGAAAACTTAAAGAAACTACCAAAAGGCAAAAGAGGGGACGGATTTGCCAAATTAAGAGGAAGACTACAAAAATGGAGCTATAAAAGATTATTAGACAAAATAGAAATACTGGCAAAGAGAAACGGGATAGAAATAAGAAAAGTTAATCCTGCATATACATCAGTAATTGGAAAGCTAAAATATGCACCACAATACAACATAGACAAAGACATAGCAGGAGCTTATGTAATAGCAAGAAGAGGATTAGGATATAAAGAGAAATTACCTAAAAATTACAAAGAACTATTAAATGATGCTGACTTTCTATCATACACTATAGCAAAAATTGAAGACGATATTAAAAGACTAAAAGAAGATCTAAAAGAAGAGAAGAATGAGTATAAGAGAAATGGATTAAAAAGTAAATTAGCAAAACTCAGAAAGAGTTTAAAAACATTGCAGAAATATTTAGAAAGTGGAAAGAGTGAGTCATCTTCCCGACAACCTGTCAACCGACGGAAGGAACAGGTGAGGGGTCTGCCTACAAGCAGACATAAAAGCTGGCAAGTTCTCTCCATAGCCTTAGCCTTCTGCTGTCTTGAAAAGTCTTACAGAGATTTTTCTCCTTTGAAGCGTGTAATCGTTTCAAAGGATTGGACAGTAGTGGCTAATAGGTTAGCTCCTGTACTTGGGACAGGGACTATGACACTTCCAAAATACCGCCTGTTGGGGACGGAAGTGTCTGAAAAGGCGGAATACAAATACCCCAACCCAAGCTGTGCAAGATTTGCATAG
- the tilS gene encoding tRNA lysidine(34) synthetase TilS: protein MLESKFLKAVRKFNLIENQDKILIAFSGGPDSLVLTNLLLKFQKTLNIAKIQLAHLNHTLRKESDQDQEFCEKFASSLGLKIHVKKADVKKVAREQKISVEEAGRLERYKFFNEILQKENLNKIATGHHLSDLTESIVLWFIQGNKRGLKGFRPKENNIIRPLYLITKEEIEEYCQKNGLEYLIDQSNFSRKYLRNQVRLDVIPILKKINPDLENSMLNLSQLSYFDEFYLDKLTEEYYSQLDNKNLLDLSFINKLPNALKYRLLIKWIYENTDTYPSYKQILNLMEILDKQGQKEIKISRDIKVVKTYDKLEISTSENMENLQIEYKLKVGQKIFLKEFCMELESYVIDAKDFKKDNNTECFDLPEDSILEIRTRKEGDRFLPFNRKTEKKIKDVFIDLKIPKYVRDSIPLLVYNNKILWIIGYKRSGYYPVSENSTKVICFRYKEVHNNCYFL, encoded by the coding sequence ATGCTTGAAAGCAAATTTCTAAAAGCTGTTAGAAAATTTAATCTTATTGAAAACCAAGATAAAATTCTTATAGCATTCTCAGGTGGTCCTGATTCATTAGTTTTGACCAATCTACTGCTAAAATTCCAAAAAACTTTGAATATAGCAAAAATTCAGCTTGCACATCTAAATCATACTCTAAGAAAAGAGTCAGACCAAGACCAAGAATTTTGCGAAAAGTTTGCCAGTAGCCTTGGTTTAAAAATTCATGTTAAGAAAGCCGATGTTAAAAAGGTTGCTAGAGAGCAAAAAATTTCTGTAGAAGAAGCAGGAAGGTTAGAGAGATATAAATTTTTCAATGAAATTCTTCAAAAAGAAAATCTAAATAAAATAGCAACAGGACATCATCTTTCAGATTTAACAGAGTCTATAGTTCTTTGGTTCATCCAAGGAAATAAACGAGGACTAAAGGGTTTTCGTCCAAAAGAAAACAATATAATAAGACCATTATATCTAATCACAAAAGAAGAGATTGAAGAATATTGCCAAAAAAACGGATTGGAATATTTAATAGACCAGTCAAACTTTTCAAGGAAGTATTTAAGAAATCAAGTTCGTTTAGATGTTATACCAATTTTGAAAAAAATCAATCCAGATTTAGAAAATTCAATGTTAAATTTATCTCAATTATCATATTTTGATGAATTCTATTTAGACAAGTTAACGGAGGAATATTATTCCCAACTTGATAATAAAAATTTATTAGACTTATCTTTTATTAATAAGCTTCCAAACGCTTTGAAATATAGACTTTTAATTAAATGGATATATGAAAACACTGATACTTACCCATCTTACAAGCAAATTTTAAACCTAATGGAAATTTTAGATAAACAAGGACAAAAAGAGATAAAAATTTCAAGAGATATTAAAGTTGTAAAAACATACGATAAACTTGAAATTTCAACATCTGAAAATATGGAAAATTTACAAATAGAATATAAATTAAAAGTTGGTCAGAAAATTTTCTTAAAAGAGTTTTGTATGGAATTAGAAAGCTATGTAATCGACGCTAAAGACTTTAAAAAAGATAATAATACAGAATGTTTTGATTTGCCAGAGGATAGTATTTTGGAAATTAGAACAAGAAAAGAAGGAGATAGATTTTTACCTTTTAATAGAAAGACGGAAAAAAAAATAAAAGATGTTTTTATTGATTTAAAAATTCCAAAATATGTGAGAGATAGCATACCCCTTTTGGTGTATAATAATAAAATACTATGGATAATTGGATACAAAAGGTCTGGATATTATCCAGTTTCAGAAAATTCAACGAAAGTTATTTGTTTTAGATATAAGGAGGTTCACAACAATTGCTATTTTCTGTAA
- the rpsT gene encoding 30S ribosomal protein S20, with translation MAKAVLSPKKQKHKRRVKKNVRVAERRRLENRYHISRMKTAFKKLYSVLKKEGPEAASKYLPLCQKLAYRAAAKGAIHKNEAARRVSRAAKRIKAALEKTQQVA, from the coding sequence ATGGCTAAAGCTGTATTATCACCAAAGAAACAGAAGCACAAAAGAAGAGTAAAGAAAAATGTTAGAGTTGCTGAAAGAAGAAGACTTGAAAATAGATATCATATTTCAAGAATGAAAACTGCATTCAAAAAGCTTTATTCAGTTCTTAAAAAAGAAGGTCCGGAGGCAGCATCTAAGTACTTGCCATTATGTCAAAAACTTGCATACAGGGCTGCAGCTAAAGGAGCTATTCATAAAAATGAAGCTGCAAGAAGAGTTTCAAGAGCAGCTAAAAGAATAAAAGCAGCTTTAGAAAAAACACAACAGGTTGCATAA
- a CDS encoding methionine adenosyltransferase produces the protein MANINVGILEFEKVSQQPVEIVERKGTGHPDTICDALAEELSIALSNLYREEFGAIMHHNVDKALLIGGIADPQFKGGKIIEPIEIYLTGRAIDEKGNKKLPVKELAIETAHRWLKENIPNLDITNHVIIHPKLKPGSKDLVELFERFQLKGEIPLANDTSFGVGFAPFSDIETIVYELERALNSKEFKKEHPYVGEDIKIMGVRNHDNIRITIAMAFVDKYVNDVKDYVEKKEIVTNYAYSIAQRLTTKHVDIFINTADDIDNESVYITVTGTSAEAGDDGQVGRGNRVNGLITPYRPMSLEAAAGKNPVSHIGKIYNTAAMDMAERIVAEIEEVEEAYCYLVSQIGKPITEPQVCDVKLRVNGDLNKIKEKVMKIAQEELDKLPSTWQKFLNRHFRLY, from the coding sequence TTGGCAAATATTAACGTCGGAATTTTAGAGTTTGAAAAAGTAAGTCAGCAACCTGTAGAAATTGTAGAAAGAAAAGGGACAGGACATCCTGACACAATATGTGATGCATTGGCAGAAGAATTGTCAATAGCATTATCTAATCTATACAGAGAAGAATTTGGAGCAATCATGCACCACAACGTTGATAAAGCCTTACTGATTGGTGGAATTGCAGACCCACAATTCAAAGGCGGAAAAATTATTGAGCCAATAGAAATATATTTAACCGGAAGAGCGATTGATGAAAAAGGAAATAAAAAATTACCGGTAAAAGAGTTGGCTATAGAGACAGCTCACAGATGGTTAAAAGAAAACATTCCTAACTTAGACATAACTAATCATGTTATTATTCATCCAAAATTAAAACCTGGTAGTAAGGATTTAGTTGAACTCTTTGAAAGATTTCAATTAAAAGGTGAAATTCCTCTTGCCAATGATACATCTTTTGGCGTTGGATTTGCTCCGTTTTCTGATATAGAAACAATCGTTTATGAGCTTGAGAGAGCTTTAAACAGCAAGGAGTTTAAAAAAGAACATCCATATGTTGGTGAAGATATTAAAATTATGGGTGTTAGAAACCATGATAACATCAGAATAACAATAGCTATGGCTTTCGTTGATAAGTATGTTAATGATGTTAAAGATTATGTTGAGAAAAAGGAAATTGTTACCAATTATGCTTACTCAATAGCTCAAAGATTAACAACCAAACATGTTGATATATTTATAAATACAGCGGATGATATAGATAATGAGTCTGTTTATATAACTGTTACCGGAACATCTGCAGAAGCTGGTGATGATGGTCAGGTTGGAAGGGGTAATAGAGTTAATGGCTTAATCACTCCTTACAGACCAATGAGCTTAGAAGCTGCTGCTGGTAAGAACCCGGTATCTCATATAGGAAAAATATACAATACTGCAGCAATGGATATGGCAGAAAGAATCGTTGCAGAGATTGAAGAAGTTGAAGAGGCTTACTGTTATTTAGTTAGCCAAATTGGTAAACCAATCACTGAACCACAAGTTTGTGATGTTAAATTAAGAGTAAATGGCGATTTAAATAAAATAAAAGAAAAAGTAATGAAAATTGCACAAGAAGAATTGGATAAACTTCCTTCTACATGGCAAAAATTCTTAAATAGACATTTTAGATTGTATTAA
- a CDS encoding YhjD/YihY/BrkB family envelope integrity protein translates to MLKQKVNNKVGVVKTPFKILYLSLKDYIANNYAYHSSALTFYFLMTIFPLLFFIISVISLIAIINISEIYFILYKIFPNSAESFLNTVLKLSQSQVAQKSIVITILLSIFFSKDLFVAISQAFSYIYEAKVAEGKVILIISMLALPFLVTLILIFYVFLFIVKFLFSNIEKISSGVSKDILFIERIKNFLEFINNKLGLLQIILNLSEILIFALIIWLIYYFFTPVQEKSKSFVKHVLTISIFISIIMFLLKIAFTFLILNFLSTNPLYLTMGSIFTFIIWVKLCFDILLIGERMIYYLEKV, encoded by the coding sequence TTGTTAAAGCAGAAAGTTAATAACAAGGTAGGGGTTGTAAAAACCCCTTTTAAAATTCTGTATCTATCACTAAAAGACTATATAGCAAATAATTACGCTTACCATTCTTCAGCCTTGACATTCTATTTCTTAATGACAATTTTTCCTTTATTATTTTTCATAATATCTGTAATTTCTTTAATTGCAATTATCAATATTTCTGAAATTTATTTCATACTTTATAAAATCTTCCCTAATTCTGCAGAAAGTTTTTTGAATACTGTTTTAAAACTCTCACAATCTCAAGTTGCTCAAAAGTCTATCGTTATAACTATTCTTCTTTCTATATTTTTTTCAAAAGACCTGTTTGTAGCTATATCTCAAGCTTTTAGTTATATATACGAGGCAAAGGTTGCCGAAGGTAAAGTAATTTTAATTATATCCATGTTAGCCTTACCTTTTTTGGTTACATTAATTCTTATCTTCTATGTTTTTTTATTCATTGTAAAATTTTTATTTTCTAATATAGAAAAAATTTCTTCTGGTGTAAGTAAAGACATTCTTTTTATCGAAAGAATTAAAAATTTCCTTGAATTCATCAATAATAAATTAGGTTTGCTTCAGATAATTTTAAATCTTTCTGAAATATTGATTTTCGCTCTTATAATATGGCTTATTTACTACTTTTTTACGCCTGTCCAAGAAAAAAGCAAGAGTTTTGTTAAACATGTTTTAACAATTTCAATTTTTATAAGCATAATCATGTTTCTTTTAAAAATTGCATTTACTTTTTTAATTTTAAACTTTCTTTCAACCAATCCTCTTTATTTAACCATGGGTTCTATCTTTACATTTATTATATGGGTAAAGTTATGTTTCGATATTTTATTGATTGGAGAGAGAATGATTTATTACTTAGAGAAAGTTTAG